In Cicer arietinum cultivar CDC Frontier isolate Library 1 chromosome 1, Cicar.CDCFrontier_v2.0, whole genome shotgun sequence, one DNA window encodes the following:
- the LOC101490516 gene encoding uncharacterized protein — translation MANLPVMFQRVAEAFDADVALTRVKACSESSGSEHSPESSTDLSDLVLSFMEDIEDVEVVVGGEDCEKGDEELEVEKSGDFEKREMLKGLFGGNEEDVDERDEKEKIRREVEIACGELVGNDSSFPDFKRWLMSRLRDKGFDAGLCKTKWDKKGKLTAGDYEYIDINLSEKRYIVEVSLASEFEIARPTNQYSSLLNIFPMIFVGKVEDLKQVVRLMCTAIKGSMKKMDLHIPPWRRNLYVQTKWFSSYKRTTNAVPTRKVLSHFSNESVFPKRLMGFEARHVKVYNCRDDYVGNNGIRISHLTTALNSDNFGL, via the exons ATGGCTAATCTTCCTGTGATGTTCCAGAGAGTGGCAGAAGCATTTGATGCTGACGTGGCATTGACACGTGTGAAGGCGTGCAGCGAGAGTAGTGGGAGTGAGCACTCGCCCGAGAGTTCAACCGATTTGTCTGATCTTGTTTTGTCTTTCATGGAAGATATTGAAGATGTTGAGGTTGTTGTTGGGGGTGAAGATTGTGAGAAGGGTGATGAAGAATTAGAGGTTGAAAAATCTGGTGATTTTGAGAAGAGGGAAATGTTGAAGGGATTGTTTGGTGGGAATGAAGAGGATGTTGATGAAAGGGATGAGAAAGAAAAGATTAGGAGAGAGGTTGAGATCGCATGTGGAGAACTTGTTGGCAATGATTCTTCGTTTCCTGATTTCAAACGTTGGTTGATGTCTCGGTTAAGGGACAAAGGTTTTGATGCTG GTCTATGCAAAACCAAGTGGGACAAAAAGGGAAAATTAACAGCAGGTGACTACGAATACATCGATATCAACCTTTCTGAAAAACGTTACATAGTTGAAGTTTCCTTAGCATCCGAATTCGAAATAGCTCGTCCCACAAATCAATACTCTTCATTGCTAAATATTTTTCCAATGATTTTTGTTGGTAAAGTGGAAGATCTCAAACAAGTTGTGAGATTAATGTGCACAGCAATTAAAGGGTCTATGAAAAAAATGGACTTACATATACCACCATGGAGGAGAAATTTGTACGTGCAAACCAAATGGTTTAGTTCTTACAAAAGAACAACAAATGCGGTTCCAACTAGAAAAGTATTGTCACATTTTTCTAATGAGTCTGTGTTTCCTAAAAGGCTCATGGGATTTGAGGCACGACATGTGAAAGTATACAATTGCAGGGATGATTATGTGGGAAATAATGGGATTAGAATTAGCCACTTGACAACTGCGTTGAATTCTGATAACTTTGGTTTGtga